The Shewanella algae DNA segment TTTGGTTCAGCACCTGTTCTATCAGTTGCATCGCCATGCTGTTTGCCGCACTCCACTTCGCATCCTGACTGTATTGGATTTGCACCATGGTTTTCGGGCTGCTGCTCCAGGGGTAACGGCGCTCCATAGACTCGGCCTTGGGGCGAATGTTGCGATCAGTCCAGCTCTGCGCTGTTTTGCCTTCCTGTTTGGCAAGATAACCGAACCAGAGGTTGGCCTGCTCGCCCAATTGCTTGAGCGGCAGATTGCCGCTGATGCTCAGCACCATGGTGCCCGGGTCATCCAACAGTTGCCTATCTAATTGCTCAAGCCTTGCCAGCTCTGATGCAGGGTCACTGCCCTGCATCAAGAGCAGCTCTCCGTTCTCAAAGGCGGCTTGTGTGATGGCATCCATAAAGCGCCGCTCGGCGGGCATATGATTCCGCTGTTGCTGAATGGCCTCAAGCTGCCTGCTCAAGGCCTCCTGGCAATACTTGGGTTGAGTCAAACGCAGGGCAAATAACTTGAGCAGCGGCGCCAGGGTATCGGCGGATGCCTGACCACGCAGGCCATGATGCAGCAGCTCGGCATAGGGGGTGATGCTGATGCCGTATTGCTTCTGCAAGGCCAGCAGATCCCGGCCCGAATATTCGCCGATACCGCAGGAGGATGGCAGGTAAAGCGCCTGGCTGACATAGCCCTTGGTGTTGTGGTTCTCCAGAGAGCGACCACCGGGAAGGCGCAGATCCAGCTGAATGTTATCGGTCAGCATAGGATCGCTGTGCAGCAGCAAGGTCAGGCCATTGGCCAGTTGCCAGCGCTCGCTGCGAACCTTGGGCAAGGCGCCAAGCGCCGGCAGTAATGCTCTATCCACGACCTTATTCATCGCAGGCGGCGTTAAGTCCAGTGTCAGTTGCCTGGGTTTGAGCGCAAAGGCGCCTGGCGTGCTCGCCAGCCCTTGCTGCCAGGCGGTCAGCAGGCTATTTTTATTGAGCTTTTCGGCGTCTGTGTCCGGCCCTATGAGGGCAATTTTGACCTCGGCCTGTTGCAGCAAAGACTGCACCGCCGCCTGCAGATGCTCGGGTGTGACCTCGGCGAGGAAGGTCTGGGTCATCTGCCACTCTTGCTGCTTGTTCAGCATAGGCATTTGAAAGCTGACGGCATTGGTCAGTTGCTCAAGCAGATAACCGCTGTCATAGCGCGACTCGCTCAGCGCCTGCTGTTGCAAGCGCGCCAGCAAGGGCGCCTTGACGGCATCCAGCTCAGCTTGGCTCACCCCTTGGCTCGCCAAACGTTTGAGTTCGGTGGCAAAGCGCTGCAACGCTGTGCCATAGTCGGCATCGAGCGGGTGCAGAATCGCCAGATGCTGAATTCGCGAGGGCGACAGCACCGCACTCTGATCGCCGAGCTGCGCCTTGGCAAACAGCTGTTCATCCACCATCAGGCCGAGACGACGATTCAGTACCGCCAGCCAGAGCCTGTCGAGCAGATCCCGCCATTGGCCGTTGACACTATTGAGCGGCGCGGGCAAGGGCTGTTGCAGCATGAGTTGGATAAAACGCTGCGATTGCTCGGGATCCAACACAGTTTGCAGTTGCACCTCGGCAGCAGAGGAATCGAAACAGCCCCAGTCGGCGGCGACTTTGCTGTCGCCCTTCGCCATAGGCCCGAAGAAATGCTCGATATGCTGCCGAGCGTCTTCGACATCGAATTCACCGGCCATCATCAGCACCATATTCTGCGGCTGATACCAGTCCTGATAATACTGCTTGGCCAGGGTCACAGGCGCATTGCGGATCACTTCGGGCAGGCCTATGGGATTACGCTCGGCCAGTTCGCTGCCTTGATAACGCAGTTGCTCCAGGGCGCTGTTAATCCTCTGCCCTAGCCCCTGACGCAGACGCCACTCTTCGATGATCACTTCCCGCTCGCGCTCAAACGCCTGGGGATCGAATGTCAGCTTATGGCCCCACTGGGATAAGATTTTCAGTCCCAACGCCACTTGCTGCTCATCGGGGGCGGGTAAAGACAACTTATAGACGGTGGAAGCAAAGCTGGTTACCGCATTGACATGACTACCAAGGCTGATCCCCTGCTGCTCCAGTTGTTTAAAGCTTTGCTGATCCGCAAACGCCTCTGTGCCCTTGAACGCCATGTGTTCAACAAAATGGGCCAAGCCTTGCTGGGCGTCAGTTTCCTGCAGCGAGCCGGCCTTGACCAGCAGCCTGAGTTCCACATTTTGCCGCGGATCTTTCCTGGGCAGCAGCATCACCTGTAAACCGTTGGCCAAGGTATAAGTTTGCAGATCTGGCCTCAGTGGCAAGCTGCCCTCGGCGAGTGGTTGCTGTGAAGTTGACTTTAGTTGTGACTGTGGTTTCGGCTCAGTAGTGCTTTGGCAAGCCAGCAGCAAACCGGCCAGCAAACATACTATCAAGGGTTTCATTTCAGGCCTCCCTCAGGCGGGTGATGTTGGCAGGTTGACATTGTTCATCCTGTTCCAGGGAAATAATCTCATCGGCCAGCTGATGCAGTGGCAATTGATGGCTGACCAACACTATGCAGGCCTTGGGCAACTCGGCACGCAAGAGTTGCAGCAGCGAAGTGGCGGCGGCTATGTCCAGTGCCGAGGTGGTTTCATCCAGCAGGATCAGCTCAGGGGCGTTGAGTAGCAACCGGGCAAACATTACTCTTTGCTGCTCGCCGCCCGATAGCCGCTGCAGCCAGTTATCTGTG contains these protein-coding regions:
- a CDS encoding M16 family metallopeptidase — encoded protein: MKPLIVCLLAGLLLACQSTTEPKPQSQLKSTSQQPLAEGSLPLRPDLQTYTLANGLQVMLLPRKDPRQNVELRLLVKAGSLQETDAQQGLAHFVEHMAFKGTEAFADQQSFKQLEQQGISLGSHVNAVTSFASTVYKLSLPAPDEQQVALGLKILSQWGHKLTFDPQAFEREREVIIEEWRLRQGLGQRINSALEQLRYQGSELAERNPIGLPEVIRNAPVTLAKQYYQDWYQPQNMVLMMAGEFDVEDARQHIEHFFGPMAKGDSKVAADWGCFDSSAAEVQLQTVLDPEQSQRFIQLMLQQPLPAPLNSVNGQWRDLLDRLWLAVLNRRLGLMVDEQLFAKAQLGDQSAVLSPSRIQHLAILHPLDADYGTALQRFATELKRLASQGVSQAELDAVKAPLLARLQQQALSESRYDSGYLLEQLTNAVSFQMPMLNKQQEWQMTQTFLAEVTPEHLQAAVQSLLQQAEVKIALIGPDTDAEKLNKNSLLTAWQQGLASTPGAFALKPRQLTLDLTPPAMNKVVDRALLPALGALPKVRSERWQLANGLTLLLHSDPMLTDNIQLDLRLPGGRSLENHNTKGYVSQALYLPSSCGIGEYSGRDLLALQKQYGISITPYAELLHHGLRGQASADTLAPLLKLFALRLTQPKYCQEALSRQLEAIQQQRNHMPAERRFMDAITQAAFENGELLLMQGSDPASELARLEQLDRQLLDDPGTMVLSISGNLPLKQLGEQANLWFGYLAKQEGKTAQSWTDRNIRPKAESMERRYPWSSSPKTMVQIQYSQDAKWSAANSMAMQLIEQVLNQRLRQKLRTEASGVYVIQMSQLLARDPAAYYLGRLNFTAAPERAEALAADADTVVQHLVREGMSVAEFKQARQTLAVLQHQQRQSAAFWSAALAQTMADEGRLQELAETDNTLNKLTLEQTNQLLQQLLGQHKKVFMLEPAATQA